DNA sequence from the Vulgatibacter sp. genome:
CAAGCGCGGCGGCGAGGATTGCGTCACCGATGCGGAGTGCGCGAGCAACTTCTGCCTCTCCGGTCAGGCGGTCTGCTACGGCACCTGCGAGGAGGCGGCCGACTGCGCCGCGGGCTCCACCTGCGTCGACGTCGCCTTCACCCTGCCGGACCAGAGCGTCGACGTCGCTCCCGCCTGCTTCCCCACCTGCACCGACGACGCGGGCTGCAACCCGACCCAGACCTGCTCGCTGGCGATGAGCCGCCAGGGCGACGCACTCGTCTCGGTCTGCAACCCGGGGCGCGGCGTCTTCACCGCGGGGCAGGCCTGCACCGAGGACGGCCAGTGCCGGAGCAACAACTGCTCCGACGGCTTCTGCTTCGGCCTCTGCGACGACGATCTCGACTGCAGCGCACAGACCGAATGCGTCCCCACCGCCTACCTGGTCTCGGTTGGCGACGACGGCTGGAGCTATACCAGCGACGACGTCTGGCAGCGCGTGGGCATGTGCCACGGCACCGAGTGCACCACCAACGCCGACTGCGACGCTGGCTGGGCCTGCAGGCCGATGATGGACCCCTCCGACACCACCCGGCAGATCGCCACCCAGCGCTGCGTCGGCTCTGCCGGCGCCCTGCGCGGCGGCGACGCCTGCAGCTCCGGCAGGGAATGCCTCTCCGGCCTCTGCTTCGATCCCAGGGCGCTGCCGGAAGACTGCAACGACGGCATCGACAACGACGGCGACGGCGACGTCGATTGCGCGGACCTCGACTGCTTCTCCGCCTGCTTCGAGGAGCACGACTGCGGCGACGGGATCGACAACGACGGCGACGGCGCCATCGACTGCGCGGACGGCGATTGCGATTCGCGCTGCAACTACGAGAGCAATTGCTCGGACGGCGTGGACAACGACGGCAACGGGCTCGTCGACTGCGACGATCCGGACTGCTCGTGGAGCTGCGGCCTGGTGGAGAACGACTGCTCCAACGGCAGGGACGACGACGGTGACGGCTTCACCGATTGCACCGACGACGACTGCCGCTGGTATTCCATCTGCCGGGAGAACGCGAGCGACGCGCAATGCAGCGACGGCACCGACAACGACGGCGACGGCTTCACCGATTGCGCCGACCCCGACTGCAGATGGAACGCCCCCTGCAACACGATCAACCACGAGGGCCTCGGCTCCGCCGACCTCTGCAGCGACGGGCTCGACAACGACGGCGACGACCTGGTCGACTGCGACGACCCGGGCTGCGCCGCGGTGCCCGCCTGCATGGAGCGTTTCTGCGACGGCGGCAACTGCTGCGCCGACGGCGTCGACAACGACGGCGACGGGCGCGCCGATTGCCTCGACGTGGATTGCGCGTCGGACCCGGCCTGCAACGAGGCCGGCCGCTGCTCCGACGGCCTCGACAACGACGGCGACCGCCTCGTCGACTGCTTCGACGACGACTGCTGGGACGCGCCGAATTGCAATGAATCCCGGTGCGCCGGGGGCGATTGCTGTGCCGACGGCATCGACAACGATGGCGACGGTGGCATCGACTGCGTCGACAGCGATTGCTTCGGGAGCGGCGCCTGCAACGAGCAGGTCTGCACCGGCGGCAATTGCTGCGGCGATGGCGTCGACGGCGATGGGGACGGCAAGGTCGACTGCGACGACGACGATTGTCGCTACAGCTCGAGCTGCTACGAGTTCTGGTGCGACGACGGCCTCGACAACGACAACGACGGCAAGACCGATTGCGAGGACGAGAGCTGCTTCGGCAACAGCGTCTGCGCTGCCAACATCTGCTTCGAGGCCTGCGAGGCGGATGCGGATTGCCAGACCGGCGCCACCTGCGCACCCGACGCAGCGTGGGTCCACCTGAACGGCACCCTCGACGATTACGGCTTCGTCGATGCCTGCATGATGTCGCCGGCACCGTAGCGCGCCGGCTCCTCGGGCCCGGGCGCCGGCAGCACCACCGTGAAGGTGCTGCCGGCCCCGGGTTCGCTCCTCAGCTCGATCGTCCCCCCGTGGGCCTCGACGATGCGGCGGGCGAGGTAGAGGCCGATGCCGAGGCCCGGCCCCTTGCTCGCCGAACGTCCCTGGCCGAAGCGCTCGAAGATCTGCCGCTGCTCCTCCCGCGGGATCCCCGGTCCCCGGTCCTGCACCGCGACGGTGATCGAGTCGTCGGCGCGCCGCACGCTGACGTCGACCCGCCCCTCGCCGCCGTAGCGGAGGGCGTTCGAGACCAGGTTCGAGACCACCTGTTTGAAGCGGACCGGATCCACGGAGACGGTGAGGGTCTCGTCTCCCTCGACGTGGAGCTGCTCCGACTGCGCGAAGAAGGGCTCGAGCGCCTCGCAGACCAGATGCAGCGCCTGCACCTCTTCGCGCTGGATCGAGAGGCGGCCCAGCTCGGCCCTGGTGGCGTCGAGGAGCCGGTCGACGAGCTCCTGCAGCTGTCTCGTGCGCAGGAGGATGCGGTGGAGCGCATCCGGTGCCCGGCGCTCGTCGCGGACGCCGAGCTCCGCCTGCACGCGCAGCACGGCGAGCGGGTTCTTGAGCTCGTGGGCCGCGACGCCGATGAAGGATTCCCGGGCCTCCTCCAGCTCGCGCTGCGCGGTCTCGTCCCGGAGGGAGACGAGCCGCCCCACGTTCTGCTCCGGGGATTGGCGCACCTCCACCGATCGCATCGCGAGGATGCGTCGTGCCGGCGGCGCGGTGTGGAGCAGGGCAGCGGTCCTGAGGTCCACGAACTGCCCCTCCACCCGTTCCCGCACCAGCTCCTCTAGCTCCTTCTCGTCGATGCCGCGGGGCGGCGCGCGCATGCCGAGGAGCTCCGCGAAGAGCTGGTTCGCGTAGACCACCCGCCCCCCGTCGTCGAGGAAGGCCATGCCCACGTCGCTGGCGGCGAGCACCTGCTCGAGGAGCGCCGCGCGCCCGGCTGCCTCCCGGGCGAGCTCCGTCACCTGGCCGTGCAGATGCCGCACCTCCTCCAGCTCCGCCCGTTCGGAGACGTCGCGCATCGCGACGAGGCTACCCATCTCGCCGGCAGGAAGCGGCAGCGGGGCCATGATCGACTCCATCGCTCGGACGCCGTCGCCGGAGCCGAGGCGGAAGGCCCCCCGGGCCACCGTGCCTGCGCGCGATTTCTCGAGGAGGCGGATCGGATCGAAGTCGAAATCGGGGTTGCCGCCCCGGGCCCGGGTCCGCTCGAGGATCTCCGGGATCGTCTCGCCAACGAGGGGCCGATCGGCGAGGAAGAGCGCCCGCGCCGCCGGGTTGTCGAGGACCACGCGGTTGGCGCCGTCGAGGGCGAGGAGGCCATCGGGGGAAGCGTCGACCACGGTGGCGAGGATCGCCCGCTGCTGCGAGAGCTCGGAGAGCCGTTCGTGGCTCTCCATGGCGACGGCGAGGGTGGCCGCCAGCCCGTCGAGGAGGCGCTGCTCGTCGATCGAGAGGTCCGCCCGCCCACCGGGCGAGAGGCAGGCGATCGCGCCGAGGATGCGGCCGTGGGCGACCAGCGGGATCCAGCACTCCCACCTGCCGTCCTCGAAGCCGGCGGCCGCCCAGGAGGGCCCGATGGGCACGAGCTCGCCGATCTCCCGGTGCCCGTGCTGCAGGACCCGGGCGACGATCGGGTTCCCGTCCGCCGGGACCACGACCGGGTCCTTCACCACCGGATAGGTCTGGTAGAGCTGCACCCGCTCCCGCTCGCCGGTGAGGGTGAGCGCGATCCAGGTGCGGTCGACGCCGGGCATGAGCTCCGCCATCCGTGCCCCGGCCATGCGCACCACCTTGTCCCGGTTGGCGGTTACGGTGGCGTCGGTGGCCAGCTCCTGGAGCGCGGCGAGCTCCCGCTCGCGGAATTGGAGCCGCTGGTGGGCACGGACCAGCCGGTCCCGCCACAGGACGATGACCGCCGCGAGGAGGAGCTGCGCGAGGACGAGCACCGCGATCACCCAGCCCACGCCCCGGCTGAACGCGGCGGGCGCCTGCACGCTCGCCACCCGCGCGCCGCCCTCGAGCACCGGCTCGACCGCTGCGGCGAGCACCTCGCCCTTGAGCCGTGCGGTCATCTGCGTGCCGTCGGAACGGAAGTCGACCTGGCCGTCGATGCTGGTGGTGGGCCCGAGCAGGACGGTGCCGTCCGGCAGGGTGAGAAGGGTCATCCCGCCGTCGGGGGAGCGGCCCAGCACCGCCTCGAGGGCGCCCAGCGAATAGGCGCCGGCGAGCCAGCCGATCTCCCGTCCGTCGACCACCACGGGACGCGCGATGATCGCCCGCGCCGCCTCGAAGCCCCTGCGCGGCGCCACCGAGACGCCGCCGCCCTCGGGCACCAGCTCGAGATCCCGGGCGGTGATCTGGCCCACGCTGCCGAGGCTCTCGCCGTCGGGGCCGACCACCACCAGGCCCAGCCAGGCGGGATCCTGGCGGACCAGGGCGAGCTCCTGCGCGATCGCCTGGGCGTCACCTTCGATCGCGGCCTCGAGGGTCGGGGCGTCTGCGAGGGCCTCGAGCCTGCCGGCGGCGACGCCGACGGTGAGCTCGACCAGCCGTCCCACCGACTGCGCGCTCCGCTCCGCCTCCGACTGCGCCGCGCGCACCTGCTGCGTCGCGTCCCACCGCAGGATCGCCAGCGTAGCGATCAGCAGTGGGGTGATCGCGGCGAGCACCCAGAGCGCTGTCTTGACGATCGGGCTCACGCCGCGTCTGTCCCCCCGGCGCGTGCTCCTGGCTACAGAGCACGGCACCTCCCGTGAACATGAGGCGGGCAGCGGCAGTTGCGAAGATGCCCTTGCGGTACGGACCCGCACGGGCGGCGTTTCGTCTGCAGACGAGAGAGCCCGGGCCCCGCTCGGTGGGAGCGGCGACCCGGGCTCTCTGGCTGCGTGATTCCGGCAATCAGCGGGAAGGAATCGGTGCCGCCAGAAGCGGGCCCGATCCCGTCGCTCGCGCTGTGCGCGAAGAGCGCTCCTTTTGCGTTTGCTCCGCCTCCGGCGGAGCGAGCTCGTGGATCTTCACGAGCTCATCCCACGCGGCGGAGCGGCCCCGGCACCTCGGTGGCCTGCGCCTCCTTGATCCGGTTCTCGTCGTCGAGAAGGACCACGGTGGGCTTGTAGGCCTTGCGCTCCTCCTCCTCCATGTCGGCGAAGGTGGCGATGATCACCTTGTCGCCCGGACTGGTGAGGTGGGCCGCGGCGCCATTGATGCAGATCACGCGCGAGCCCCTGGGGCCCTTGAGCGCGTAGGTCACGAGGCGGCTGCCGTTGGTCACGTTCCAGACGTGGACCGCCTCGAATTCCGCGATGTCCGCGGCGTCGAGCAAATCCTCGTCGATGGTCACCGAGCCCTCGTATTCGACGTCGGCGTGGGTGACGGTGGCGCGGTGCAGCTTCGACTTGAACACCTGGCGGCGCATCGGGTCGCTCCGTACCGTCCGGTCGCCGCCCCGTGGATCGGGGTCGGCGCCTTTCGGCACCGGCTTTCTAAACACTTGGGCGGGGGCGTTTCAACCCTTTCGACCGCCAGCCGGGGTTGCGGGTACCCGCTTCGACGCGGTGCGCCGCACCGGTACCCGGGGCGCCGCCTCGGAGCGATCGATGAGGTGGCGCACCAGCGCGAGCACCCCACGGGTGGCGGTACGCAGGGCCACCGCCCGGCTCTTCACCGGCACGTGGACGAAGACCACGGGGGGCAGCTCGCCGCTCGCCTTCCGGTGCAATTTGTGGAGCACGAGGTAGTAGGCGTAGTTGCAGGCATAGAGCCCCGCGTCGCTGGAGAGCGCCGCGGGGGCCCCGGCGCGGCGCATGCTGCCGAGGGCCGCCTTGAGCGGCAGCGTGGAGAAGTAGGCGGCGGGCCCCGCCTCGATCACCCGCTCCCCGGTGGGCTGCTCGCCGTCGTTGTCGGGGAGGCGCGCCTCGATGCGGTTCACCGCGAGCCGCTCGAGTCGCAGCTCCTCCGCCGAACCCGATTCACCCATGAGGAGCACCGCGTCCGGCTTGCAGGCGAGCGCCCGATCGAGGGCCTTGTCGAGCTTGCCGAAGGAGACGGGCAGGCTCTTCGTCACCACCCGGGCGTTCTGCCGGATCCCCCGGGGCGCAGCTGCAGCCCGGGCGATGTGCTCGAGCACGAGTTGCGATCGGTTCACGGATCGTCCGCCGAAGGGCTCGAACGCCGTGACCAGGATCGTCTTTTCCTTCTTCGAGCGTTCGGGCTGCTTCACCCCCATACGATTGCGCCCGCCTGCAGGAGCGTCAACCGACACCGCGGTGCGCCCCCGTCCGCCTGCCTGCTTTCCCTGTGGTTGCATCCCGGCCGCTGCCGTCCGATAGAGTGGGTCCTTCCTGCGCGCAACCGGAGGTAGCATGCGCGTCCTCACCCGGATTTCCCTCGTGGCCTGTAGCCTGCTCGCGGTGCAGTTGGTGCGCTGCGGCGGAAGCGACGCCACCGAGAACCAGGGCCTGCGCTGCGAAGGGGCGCTCCCCGCCGTCGTCTACGACGGCGACGCCTCGGACGAGGCGATCGAGCGGGTCTGGGACAAGCGCTGCACCGCGGAAGCGGTCGCCGGCGCCGCCACCCTCTCCGAGCCGGCGGCAGGCGCGGTGGTGGGGAGCAGCGTCCCCGCGACGTTGCGCTGGGAGCAGGCCATCGCGGCGCTCCCCGGGGGCGCGACGCGGCTGCAGGCACCGGCAGGGGTGATGCCGCAGCTTGCCTTCGGTCTACCCCTCGCCTGGGCCCATCTTCCGCCCGTGACCGGCTGGGTCTACCTGGTCGAGATGAAGCTCGCCGACGGCTCCTCGCTCTGGCTCTTCACCACCGAACGCAGCTGGCAGCCCGATCCGATCGCCTGGCGGCGCCTGGTGGGGTCGGGCGAGGTTTCGGTCGAAATCACCAGCACCTATCTCAACCAGAACGTGATCGAGGAAGGGCCGTGGCTCGGCGAGCGCCGCACCTTCTCGATCGGGGAGAAATGACGGTGCCGTTGCCGTACCGCGCGGCAGCCCTCCTGCCGCTCCTGTTCGCCGCAGCCTGTGACGCCGAGGCCGACGGCGGCCTCGCTTTCGCAGCGGCGACCGCCTGGCCCACGCATTCGCTCCTGCCGCCGGTGGAGGGGCCCCGGCTCGCTGTCTCCAATTCCGGCGAGGACACCGTCTCCTTCGTCGATCCCGTCTCCTTCGAGGAGATCGGCCGGGTGCCGGTGGGCATCTTCCCGGTCGAGCTCGAAGGGGCGCACCATCTCGCCCCGACGCCGGACGGGCGCTTCCTCTTCGTCGGGATCGCCAACACGGTCGAACCCGGTGCCAGCGCCGGCGGGCCCCACGGCAGCCACGGCACCGGCACCGCCGACGGCTACCTGATCAAGATCGACGCGGTCACCGGGCGGCAGCTCGGGCGGGCCCGCGTCGACCGCAGTCCCGGCGACGTGCGCCTCCAGCCGGGCACGATGCGGGTCTGGCAGAGCCACTACGACCTCGTCACCCTCGCCGAGGCGGAAGGCGACTACGCCGCCGCCGCCTCCTCGGTGGTCGTCACCGACGGCGCGACGATGGAGCGGATCGCCCGGGTGGAGATCTGCCCCTCCTCCCACGGCATCGGCTTCGCACCCGACGGTTCGCAGGCCTACGTGAGCTGCGGCTACAGCGACGAGCTGGCGATCGTCGACACCGCCTCCTTCGAAGTGCGGATCGTGCCGGTGGCGGAGGATGCAGGGACCGGCGAGCTCTTCCGGACGCGCTACCTGCCCTACGCCCTCACCGTCGCCCCGGACGGCCTGGTCTGGGTGAGCAGCACCTCGCCGCTCAACCCC
Encoded proteins:
- a CDS encoding ATP-binding protein, whose translation is MSPIVKTALWVLAAITPLLIATLAILRWDATQQVRAAQSEAERSAQSVGRLVELTVGVAAGRLEALADAPTLEAAIEGDAQAIAQELALVRQDPAWLGLVVVGPDGESLGSVGQITARDLELVPEGGGVSVAPRRGFEAARAIIARPVVVDGREIGWLAGAYSLGALEAVLGRSPDGGMTLLTLPDGTVLLGPTTSIDGQVDFRSDGTQMTARLKGEVLAAAVEPVLEGGARVASVQAPAAFSRGVGWVIAVLVLAQLLLAAVIVLWRDRLVRAHQRLQFRERELAALQELATDATVTANRDKVVRMAGARMAELMPGVDRTWIALTLTGERERVQLYQTYPVVKDPVVVPADGNPIVARVLQHGHREIGELVPIGPSWAAAGFEDGRWECWIPLVAHGRILGAIACLSPGGRADLSIDEQRLLDGLAATLAVAMESHERLSELSQQRAILATVVDASPDGLLALDGANRVVLDNPAARALFLADRPLVGETIPEILERTRARGGNPDFDFDPIRLLEKSRAGTVARGAFRLGSGDGVRAMESIMAPLPLPAGEMGSLVAMRDVSERAELEEVRHLHGQVTELAREAAGRAALLEQVLAASDVGMAFLDDGGRVVYANQLFAELLGMRAPPRGIDEKELEELVRERVEGQFVDLRTAALLHTAPPARRILAMRSVEVRQSPEQNVGRLVSLRDETAQRELEEARESFIGVAAHELKNPLAVLRVQAELGVRDERRAPDALHRILLRTRQLQELVDRLLDATRAELGRLSIQREEVQALHLVCEALEPFFAQSEQLHVEGDETLTVSVDPVRFKQVVSNLVSNALRYGGEGRVDVSVRRADDSITVAVQDRGPGIPREEQRQIFERFGQGRSASKGPGLGIGLYLARRIVEAHGGTIELRSEPGAGSTFTVVLPAPGPEEPARYGAGDIMQASTKP
- the panD gene encoding aspartate 1-decarboxylase, whose translation is MRRQVFKSKLHRATVTHADVEYEGSVTIDEDLLDAADIAEFEAVHVWNVTNGSRLVTYALKGPRGSRVICINGAAAHLTSPGDKVIIATFADMEEEERKAYKPTVVLLDDENRIKEAQATEVPGPLRRVG
- a CDS encoding YncE family protein, which produces MPLPYRAAALLPLLFAAACDAEADGGLAFAAATAWPTHSLLPPVEGPRLAVSNSGEDTVSFVDPVSFEEIGRVPVGIFPVELEGAHHLAPTPDGRFLFVGIANTVEPGASAGGPHGSHGTGTADGYLIKIDAVTGRQLGRARVDRSPGDVRLQPGTMRVWQSHYDLVTLAEAEGDYAAAASSVVVTDGATMERIARVEICPSSHGIGFAPDGSQAYVSCGYSDELAIVDTASFEVRIVPVAEDAGTGELFRTRYLPYALTVAPDGLVWVSSTSPLNPGLRVIDPAAGAELPERALPLEGTPLFGDFTADGSRLYLPMQGPDRLVVVDPAAGSILESVELGPLGCENPHAAVLSADESELWVVCEGDRLSRPGSLERFRTEGLTPTGHVELGLFPDDVVLVPEAR